In the genome of Nitrospirota bacterium, one region contains:
- a CDS encoding type II toxin-antitoxin system VapC family toxin: protein MRYFYFDTSALAKRYSFEIGSEQVDSLIADEKNVIVIGNIAITEIYSALSKKVRTREITQHDFLSAVYNFEKDIAKNSYRFLEVDNDIVTATKRLILTYPELRTYDSIHLALALELSELTPCVVTSDIVLYRTCQAEGLQVINPE from the coding sequence ATGCGTTATTTCTATTTCGATACGAGCGCCCTCGCGAAAAGATACTCGTTTGAGATCGGTTCGGAACAAGTTGATTCTCTGATCGCCGACGAGAAAAACGTGATCGTTATAGGCAATATCGCCATTACCGAGATTTATTCCGCCCTCAGCAAAAAAGTCAGGACCCGTGAAATTACCCAGCACGACTTCCTTTCCGCTGTTTACAACTTCGAGAAAGACATTGCAAAAAATTCATATCGCTTTTTGGAAGTGGATAACGACATCGTCACTGCCACAAAACGCCTCATCCTTACCTATCCAGAACTCCGTACGTATGATTCCATCCATCTGGCCCTCGCGCTTGAGCTTTCCGAGTTGACTCCCTGCGTCGTCACGAGCGATATCGTCCTTTATAGAACGTGTCAGGCGGAAGGGCTGCAGGTCATCAATCCTGAATAG